The DNA sequence GGTTCTTATTGAATTATCCGATATAAAAGGAGATTTACATGTTCACAGTAAATGGAGCGATGGTCACCATGCGATAGAAGAAATAGCTGAAACTGCAATTGGAAGAGGATATGAATACATAGCAATTACTGACCATTCAAAATCATTGGGAGTGGCAGGAGGTTTATCAGAGAAAGAACTCTTCAAGCAAATTGATGAGATAGATAGATTGAATGAGAAACTCCGGAAAAAAAATTTCTATGTATTTAAAGGAATTGAGGTTGACATTGATAAAGATGGCAATCTTGATTTCAGCGATGATGTCCTTTCAAAACTTGATGTTGTAATTGCCGCGATCCATACAGGATTTAAGCAGGACATAAAAACTCAAACTCGAAGGATTGTAAGGGCAATGAAGAATAAATATGTTAATTTGATTGCTCATCCCTCAGGAAGGCTTTTAGGAGAGAGAGAGGCTTATGAGCTTGATATGGATGAGATCTTGAAAGTTGCTAAAGATACTAGAACAAACATTGAAATAAATGCATATCATTTAAGATTGGATTTAAGGGATATATTCTGCAAAAAGGCTAAAGAATTAGAAGTAAAAATGGCAATCGGAACAGATGCCCATATCTTAGATCAATTAGATTATATTAAGCTTGGTGTTTATGTGGCAAGAAGAGGATGGCTTGAGAAAAAAGATGTTTTAAACACTTATCCCTTGATAGAAATTGGAAAATATTTAAATAAAAGAATTTAAGAATTTTAACCATCCATCAAGGGAATAATTATGAAAATTGAATTTACCGAAGAACAGGAGCTTTTAAAAGAGATGGTACACGAATTTGTGGAAAAAGAGATGAGGCCAAATGTTAAAGAGTTTGAGGAGAAAGGGCTGTTTCCTGAAGAAATATTTAAAAAATTAGCAGGTCTCGGCATCATGGGAATGTCAGTTCCATCTGAATATGGAGGAAGTAATTTAGACCTTGTTTCTTCATGTATTGTTTACGAGGAAATATCGAGGGTATGTCCTTCAACTTCCATTACTTTGTCAGTTCACAATTGTGCCTTTTGTTATCCAATAGCTAAATTTGGGAGTGAAGCCCAGAAAAGAAGATATTTAGTACCAGCTGGAAGAGGAGATTTTATTGGAGCTTTTTCTCTTACTGAACCTGGTGCCGGCTCTGATGCTCAGGGTATTCAAACAAAGGCGGAGAGAAAAGGAAATTTATACATTCTAAACGGAACAAAGAACTGGATAACATCAAGTTCTATAGCAGGAGCATTCATTGTAATGGCTAAAACATCTCCAATCGCTGGCTCAAAATCCATTAGCGCTTTTATAATTGATAAAGATTCGCCTGGTCTTAAATTAGCTAAAATTGAAGATAAGATGGGCATCAGGTCTTCCAAGACCGGAGAATTATTTCTTGAAGATTGCATTGTCCCTGAATCAAACCTTTTAGGAGAAGAGGGAATAGGATTAAAAATTGCCTTTACTGCCCTTGATGCCTCAAGAATAGGGGTTGCTGCCCAGGCAGTAGGAATAGCCCAGAGTGCCATGGAGGAGGCAATCAAATACTCAAAAGAGAGAAAAGCATTCGGTAAATCAATTTCAGAGTTCCAGGCTATACAGTTTATGATTTCAGAAATGGCAACTCAAATAGAAGCTGCAAGACTTTTAACTTACAGAGCAGCTTATCTAAAAGATCAAGGAAAGCAGTACACAAAAGAAGCCTCTATGGCAAAACTCTACGCTTCTGAAATTGCAAATAGGGTGGTCTATAATGCTCTTCAGATTCATGGAGCCTATGGATATTCAAAGGAATATTTGATAGAAAAACTTTTCAGAGATGCGAGAGTAACCACAATATATGAAGGAACCTCTGAAATTCAGAGAATCGTAATTGCAAGAAGACTGCTTCAATAAGCAATGGACAGTAAGCAGTAAAAAACATTATCTATTACCATTTATCATATTTTTTTCATTATAATTCTGAAGTGATTATTCATAGAGAAGAGAATGAAAGCTATACAAAAATCTATATATCAATTTCTCGAATAAGGCATATCAGGAAAAGATAGAGACATAGAAAGATGGCATAATAATTGCTTATAAATCAAGGATGAAGAAAAAATTGTTTTTAACCTTGAAATTTAAAATTTCTATTATTGTATTGTTGACTTTAATAATAAGCATTGGGATTTTGAATTACTATGACCTTAAATACCGTTCTATTTTGGAAGATTCTGTGTCAAAGGAGAACATAAGTATTTTAAGTTCATCCATTGAAAATGTTCTTACAGCTCCTATGGTAGAAGGGAAAATAGAGCTGGTTCAAAAGATCATAACGAACATATCTATAAAAAATGAAATTGTAAATTTTAAGATCGTTTCTGATGTAGGAAAAATAGTGTCCTCTTCTGTAAAGGAAGAAATTGGGAAGAAAGTCGAAATGGAAATTAAAGAAGCTATTGGTGAGATTTTAAAAAGCAACAAAAAAGAACCATATTTTAAAAAAGAAAAAACAAGCTTTTTCTATGTTAAGTCAATAACGAATAATCATAGATGTTACTCCTGCCATAATCCTGAAAAGAAAATTAACGGATTTTTATACATAAAATTTAACTTTAATAGAATTAAAAAAATAACAGAAGAAGACACAGAAAGAATGGTATTGATTTCATTAGTTATCTTAATTTTGACATTTTTATTTTTAAGGATAGCCTTCAAAAAATACATAAATAATCCAATTGTCTCAATTTTAAAGTATATGAGAGAAATCGAAAAGGGGAATTTCAAAGTTAGAGCCAATTTCAGAGGAAATGATGAAATTTCTCAGTTGGGAGAGAAGTTCAACCATATGGCAGAAAGGGTTGAAGAGATTTATGCCGAAAAAGAAAGAATTCACAGTGAAGAGATGAGATATGCAGAACATCTTGCATCCCTTGGAGAACTCGGAGCAGGATTGGCTCATGAGATAAAAAACCCCCTTACAGGTATAAAAGGAGCTCTTGAGACTATAATTGAGGAGAACCCTAAGAAAGAGAATTTAAGGGATATACTTAATGCAGTTCTTTCTCAAATTGACAGGATAAATGAAGTTATCAAGGAGTTCTTGATTTACGCTAAACCAAAGCAGCCTCAGCTTGTTATGTCAAACATGTGCAGAATAGTTAAAAATGCTATAAAAATAGTTGAGTTTTATTATTTCAACAAAAAGATTGAATTCAATTCTCTGTGTCCTGTTAACCTTCCAAATCAATACCTTGATGAAGATCAAGTTCAACAGGTACTGGTAAATCTGTTAATGAATAGCATTGAATCAATAGAGAATGAGGGGAAGATATCCTTAATTCTGAATGTATTAAATAAAAAAGGTATTGAAATAAAGATTATTGATAATGGAAGAGGAATTCCAAAAGAGAATATGCCGTTAGTTTTCAAGCCTTTTTTTACAACAAAACCAAGAGGTACAGGTCTTGGACTTTCTGTATGTAAGAGAATTATTGAGAACCATAAAGGTCGAATAAGTATTGAGAGTGAAGAAGGTCAAGGCACAATTGTTTCAATTTTTTTTCCTTTTATTAAAAATTTGGAAATATAAAATTATGAAGAAAGCCCGGATTCTGATAGTAGATGATGAATATTTAATAAGGTGGAATCTGAAAAAGAAATTAGAAAAATGGGGATATATCCCATTCGAAGCATCAACAGGAAAAAGTGCTATTGAAGAAACTCAGAGAATAAATCCTAATTTAGTCATTCTTGACTTAATTCTTCCTGATTTGAAAGGGACAGATGTTTTGAAAGAAATTAAAAAAATAAATCCGAACATTTCTGTTATTGTTATAACAGCATACGGAACGATTGAAGATGCAGTTTTTTCAATCAAAGAAGGAGCTTTTGATTTTATAACAAAACCAATAAATTATGAGGTTTTAGAAAATCTTGTTAAAAATTCCCTTGAAGCTCACTTTCTTAAAGAAGAAATAATTTTTTATAAGGAGAAAGAGAAAGAAGAAGCATTGACTGACAAAATTGTTGGCGACTCTTTCAGGATAAAAGAAGCATTAGATCTCGCATTGAAAGTAGCCAGAAGTGAAGCATCTACAGTATTACTTTTAGGAGAAAGTGGAACGGGCAAAGAATTATTTGCAAAATTTATTCATTATAATTCGAAAAGAAGCTATGGCCCTTTTATCCCTATAAATTGTTCAACTTTGCCTGAAAATCTTCTGGAAAGTGAATTATTTGGCTATGAAAAAGGTGCTTTTACTGATGCCAAAGCTCAAAAGAAAGGATTGTTTGAAGTGGCTGACGGAGGAACAATTTTTCTTGATGAGATAGGAGATATGAAGCCAGCTCTTCAGGTAAAATTATTGAGAGTTCTTGAAGATAATTATTTTAGAAGAATAGGGGGAATTCATGAAATATATGTTGATGTGAGGGTAATAGCAGCTTCCAATCATGAATTGGAGAAAGATGTAGAAAAAGGGGATTTCAGGAAAGATTTATTTTATCGATTGAATCTATTTCCCATTAAATTACCTCCTCTCAGGGAAAGAAAAGAAGATATTCTTCCCCTTGCAAATCATTTTATAAATATATTGAATCAAAAACTTAAAAAGAATATAAAATCAATAGAAACAAACGCTAAAAAGATACTTTTGGAGTATGACTGGCCAGGAAATGTAAGAGAATTAAAAAATGCTGTTGAAAGAGCCATGATTCTGGAAGATGATTCTATTCTCCATTCTGAGAATTTACCCATTAAGATTAAAGAAAAGAATGAATTAAATCCTGATATTCTATTTGAAATCCCTGAATGTGGTGCATCTCTTGAAAATATTGAAAAGAGTTTAATAATCAAGGCCTTACAGAAAAGTAAAGGGAATCAGAAAAAAGCAGCTGAATTGTTGAGTATTGGTAGAGATGCTATCAGGTATAAAATAAAAAAGTATAAAATAAATGTAAAAGATTTTAAAAGTAGTCATATAACCCATTAGAATAGTCAAATAAACCACATATTAATAAATTAATTAGCATATCCTTAAACCTGAGAATATCTTCTTTCTGAAAAAGAATTTTTTTCTTAAAATTAAGAAAATAATCTTAAATTTGTTTAATAAGTTAAAAATCTAATAAACATTGAATGGGGTTTGCTTATGTTTTTATGAATATGAAAAAGAGAAAATAAAACCTTTTAAATAAAGAAATTGATCATATTTTATTTACTCTTGATTTGGCATTAGAATTGCTACTAAAATATATATGTTTTACACAATATTTTTTTAAAGGAGGATGAGCTATATGAGTAAAGTTTATTTACGTAGAGTTATGTTTATTCCAGCTGTTATTCTAATATTCGGGTTTCTTGGTAATTCATATTTATTTCCACTTTCCCAGTGGACAAGGAAATATGGTGTAAGTTGTAATACTTGCCATTCTGTGTTTCCAAGGTTGAATTATTTTGGGGAAAAATTTATGCGTAATGGATATCAAATGCCAGAAACTCAAGATGGGGATGAGGTAGGTAAAAAAGCAATTGGAAACAAGCTTACAATTGGAGAGGTAGGGGATTTTGTTGGTGTCAGGCTGAACTTATCTTTAGTAGAAATTAAAACACACAGTCTTAATAAAAATGGGAAAATGGTTACTTCTTATGATTTTGGAAAACCTTCATGGGTTCAGATCTTCCCTGGCGGAACTATTTTTAAGAATGTCTCAACATTTGCAGAAATTGAATTCCAGGCGGATAAGATAGAGGTTCATTGGTTGAAGGTTGGTTTACATAATCTATTTGGAACAAGCCTTTTCAACATTAGGTTTGGGCAACTCGCTCCTACCGAGTGGCATGCTGCTTCAGGCAGATTAAGAATGATTCCACCAGCAGAAGCATGGCGTAGTGTTAAATCTTCTGGAGGTAAAGGCGAAGATTCTGTAGACATTGGCGGTGGTAAACCATCGTTAAGTATTTATGGATATAAGGTTCCATTTCTTTTTGAGGTTGGAGTTCAAGGTGGGGCAAAGGTAACAGATGTTAATGATTTCAAAAATTACTGGGGAGTAGTTCGACTCGAAATGCCCTCAGGAATGTTGGAAGGGAGTTCAATATCACTTTTTGCCTTCAAAGGAGTTGATACAAAGGATACAGCTACATCGCAGAAGAGAAATAATTTTACAAGGATTTCCCCGGCATTCAATATAAGAACAGGAGCATTTGATGCAATTTTTGCATATGTAAATGGTAAAGATGATAACTGGTACCTTACATCGACAAAACCAACAGAGGTAGCCCATAAAGGCATTTTAGCTCAATGTGGATATCTCCATAATAATATCTATTATCATATTCGATATGATTCTACTGATTATGATGATCCGAAAATAACAGATTATAAGAAGATAACCCCTTCGCTCTGGTATGTGGCAAGAGATAATTGGAAGATTGGTTTTATGGCACGATTCGATTTGACGAGTCCAAAAACCGGTAAAGTCAATGAATATCTGATAATCATGCGCAGTATGTTTTAAAAAAAGAATTTAGGGGTATAATATATTATTATACCCTCTTTTTTAAAATATTTTAATAAATTAATTTTAGAAGAAGGAGAAAATGAAAACTTCAATTATATTTTTATTTATTATTTTCATCTTTGTTTTTCTGGGTTATTCATTCCCAAACAGTGAAACAGAAGCAACTTATTTAGGTATTGCAAAATGCAAACCCTGTCATATTCAAATTTATAATTCATGGGTCAAAACTCCTCATGCAAAAGCTTATAAATCTCTAAAAGATAAAGCAAAAGTAAACAATTTTTTAAAGAGTCATAATGTAAGCAGCTTAATTCCGGAAGAAGCTCCTAAATCTCCTGATTGTGTTAGGTGTCATACGACAGGGTTTGAGTTAAATGGAGGGTTTAATTTGTCAAAGTCAAATGATAATTTAATTAATATTACATGTGAAAGCTGCCACGGCCCTGGTTCATCTCATTACTCGGCAAAAAGAGACGAAAAAGCTAAATTTATAGTTGGAAAACCGGATGAGAAGGTATGTTTGACGTGCCATACAAAAGAAATGTCACCAGGTTTTATTTACGATGAATATGTGAAAAAAGGAGTTCATGAAATAGTTAAAAGATAACCCTGGTTTAAATTATAATATTTTAAAGTCGATAGTTTTTTCTTTTAAATAAATATTTATTGTTTTAATTAATTCATCAATCATTTCATCTTCTTTTACTTTTTTTTGTATCTCTCCTTTCCTGTATATAAGTCCGACTCCTTTCCCGCATGCTAATCCTATCTCAGCCTCTGAAGCCTCTCCTGGACCATTAACAACACATCCCATTATTGCAAGGTGCAATGGATAATCGAGGTTTGCGAGCCTTCTTTCAATTTCTGAAACAATCGGGATAAGATTTACTTCAAGCCTGGAACATGTCGGACATGAAACAATTTCAACGCCTCTTTTCCTCAATCCCAGACTTTTTAGTATTTCCCAGGCAACTTTTACTTCTTCTTCTGGGTTGGATGTTAACGATACTCTTATGGTGTCTCCGATTCCTTCATAGAGAAGAATTCCGATCCCAATAGAGGATTTTATCGTGCCAGAAAAATAAGTTCCAGCTTCAGTGATTCCTACATGAAAGGGATAATCAACTTTTTCTCCAAGTAGCCTGTATGCCTTAACTGTTCTTTCAACATCTGATGCTTTTATTGAAATTTTTATATCTCGAAAATCCATGTCCTCAAAAAATTTAATGTTATTCAAAGCGCTTTCAACCATTGCTTCTGCGGTTGTAGCACCATATTTCTTCAGAATGTGTTTTTCCAGAGAACCTGAATTAATTCCAATTCTGATTGAAATCTCTTTATTTTTTGCTGACTTTATTATGGTTTTTAGCTTTTCTTTATCTCCTATGTTTCCTGGATTTATTCTGAGGCAATCAGCCCCATTCTCAATAGATTCAAGCGCCAATCTATGATTAAAATGTATATCTGCTATTACAGGAAGAGGCGATTCTTTTTTTATTTCCTTTAACGCTCTAACTGATTCTTTATCCGGTACAGAAACCCTTACTATTTCGCATCCGGCTTCTTTCAACCTGAATATCTGCGAAAGAGTCTCTTTGACATTCCTTGTATCAGTTTTTGTCATCGATTGAACAGATATTGGAGCATCTCCTCCAATGGGAACACTTCCCACATAGATTTTTCTTGTTTTTCTTCTGGTTATCATTTATTTACCAGGGAAAGATTGTTTCCCATCCTTTAGGAAATTTCTTCACAATATCATTAATAATGATAAATACCATCAGAAGAATGAGAAAGCCAAATCCAATTTGAATAACAATCTCTTTAAGTTTTAAGCTGAAATCTTTTCTTATGATACTCTCTAACGTAAGAATAAATATATGTCCTCCATCAAGGCCTGGAATCGGAATCAGATTAAAAATTCCAAGTTGAAGAGATATAAGAGCCATAAAAGAGATGAAGGAGATGAAACCTGAACGGACTGCATGGTAAGAAAAATCAGCAATCTCAAGGGGTCCACTCAGGGTTTTTATAGATATCTTTCCTGAGAATAGCTTTCTTAATACATCAAACACAAGAAATGCCATTTTCCAGTTTTCATGAATGCTATTCCCTATGGCACTGAAAAAAGAATATCTTTTTATTGAAGTTTCAATTTCAGGATTTATCCCTATCATCCCAAAATCATCCTGTTTATAAGGAATTATTTTTATTTCTTTCAATTCCATGTTTCTTTTGACTGTAAATGTTAATTCAGTATTCGGGTTTGCCCTCACAATTTTTCTCAACCCATAGTAATTTTCGATGGGTTTTCTATTTATTTTAGTAATGAGGTCTCCTTCTTTTAATCCAGCTTTTGAAGCAGGAAATCCGGAGACAATAAATCCTATCTTAGGAGGAAGCTCCCAGTAGAATCCTGCATAACCCATTTCAAAGGGAGTCTGAGATTCAGTATTCAGGATTAAATTCATAACTTCGTAATTTCTTTTTATTTTTACCTGAAGGGATTTCTTTGGGTTTGTTGAAATAATGATTTCAACATCCTTCCAGTTATTGATTTCTTTTCCGTCGATACTGAGTATTATATCTCCTACATGGAGATTTGCTTTTTCAGCTGGCGAGCCTTCTTCTATCCAGCCAATCCTTGCCTGTTTTTCAAGATAAGCAGGAATTGAAACACCTATGAGGTTCACCAGTGTAATAAAGAAAACTGCAAGGATTATATTCATAACAGCACCCATTATAAGAATTAGAAATCTTTCCCATCTCTTTCTTGAGAGGAATTCATCGGGAAGGCCCTGTCTTTCTTCATTTGGTTCTTCTCCTGCCATTTTTACGTAACCACCAAGAGGAATCAGGCTCACTCGATAATCTGTATTTTTCCTTCTTATTCCAAAGAGTCTTTTTCCAAAACCGAATGAAAATGTTTCTATCCTAACTCCAATTAATCTTGCCGTTATGAAATGACCAAATTCATGGAAGAAAACCATTATTCCAAGAACGACTATGAATGATAATATTCTTCCCAATATAGATTCTATCAATTAATTCCTCCTGATTTTTTTGCTATTTCAAAAGATTTAGCTCTTGCCCATCTATCTAATTTTAATACAGTCTCAATGTTTTCAATCTTTTCTTTTTTGTGGTTATTCATAATTTTTTCTATTAATTCTGGAATATACGTGAATTTAATTTTTCTTTGCAGGAACAAATTGACAGCAATTTCATTGGCTGCATTCAACACAATAGGCATAGACTCGCCTTCTTTCAGTGCTTGTATGGAAAGAGAAAGACAGGGGAATTTTTTCGGGTCTACTTTGTAGAATTCAAACGGAGCCAGATCTTCAAGGTTCACTCTTTTTATCATGCTTGTTGGTCTTTTCGGATAAAAAAGAGCATACTGAATGGGAATTTTCATGTCGTTCTGGCTTAAATAGGCTATAATTGATCCATCGATGAATTCCACGAGAGAATGGATGATGCTCTGGGGATGAATATACACCTCGATCTGATCTGGATGAAGGTCAAAAAGCCAGCGTGCTTCGATAATTTCTAAGCCTTTGTTCATCATTGAAGCTGAATCTATGGATATTTTCTTTCCCATTTTCCATTTAGGATGAGTGAGGGCTTCTTCAACTGTTACATTGCTCATTTCATCCAAAGAATGATGAAGAAATGGGCCTCCAGAAGCAGTTATGATTGTTTTTTTTATTTCTTTTCTTTCAGTGTTTTTCAAAAGCTGAAAAATTGCATTATGCTCAGAATCTATTGGAATTATTTTTGCATTCTTCCTCTTTGCTTCTTCCATGAGAATTGGTCCGGCTGTAACAAGAGATTCTTTGTTAGCAAGAGCTACAGTTTTACCACTTTTAATTGCCTCATAGGTTGGAAGAAGCCCTGATATTCCTACTATTGATGAAACAACTATATCGCAATCAGGATATGAAGCTACTTCCTTTGCACTATCTTCTCCCCAGCATACTTTGACCGAATTATTTTTTATGTATTTTTTGATTTCATTGGCATGTTCTTTTTTCCTGATCGAGACAATTTCTGGAGAAAATTTTTTTATTTGCTCTATCAGGAGTTCAAAATTTTCTCCTGCTGACAATCCGATAACCTTGAAGTTTTTATGGTATTTTTCTACTACTTCGAGGACACTTCTTCCTATGGAACCTGTAGACCCAAGAATACAGATTTTCTTCATTTTTCTAAATAGAATTTTATAATAAAATAGAAAAACGGAGAAGAAAAAATGAGGGAATCAAGTCTGTCCAATATTCCGCCATGTTCTCCAAGGAGGGATGATGAATTTTTTACTTCAGATGCTCTTTTGAATAAAGATTCAAATGGATCGCTCAATTGGGCCACAAGACTTAAAAGAATTGAAGTTAGTAGAATTTTTTCATAAGGAAATCCGGGAATGATTGCGTAGTATCCAATTATGCCACCAAGAAGGCTAAAAACAATTCCTCCGAAAAAACCTTCAAGGGTTTTGTTAGGAGATGCAATAGGAAAGATTTTCCTATTTCCAAAAAGATAACCAATAAAATATGCTCCTGTGTCCCCTAAATAGATAACGAGTAAAAGGAAAAGAATTAACAGGGGTGAAATTATTTTTAAATAGAAGAGGAAATTCAGTGTAAAACTTATATAGAAAATTCCGAATAGTGTTATTGAGATATTGGGGAAGAAATCTGGTAATTTTTCTTTAGAATTGGTAGAGATAAGAAAATAAAAGGAAATAATGAGTATAAGAATGAAAAGTAAGAAATCCCAGGAAAAAAACTTTGTATAGATTTCAAAGGCAAGCAAGATTGAAACAAGAGCTCCTAAAAGAAAACTCGGATTGAATTTTTTGATTTTAGAAAGAGAATAGAACTCTCTCAAGCATAATATTATTAC is a window from the Acidobacteriota bacterium genome containing:
- a CDS encoding acyl-CoA dehydrogenase, with the translated sequence MKIEFTEEQELLKEMVHEFVEKEMRPNVKEFEEKGLFPEEIFKKLAGLGIMGMSVPSEYGGSNLDLVSSCIVYEEISRVCPSTSITLSVHNCAFCYPIAKFGSEAQKRRYLVPAGRGDFIGAFSLTEPGAGSDAQGIQTKAERKGNLYILNGTKNWITSSSIAGAFIVMAKTSPIAGSKSISAFIIDKDSPGLKLAKIEDKMGIRSSKTGELFLEDCIVPESNLLGEEGIGLKIAFTALDASRIGVAAQAVGIAQSAMEEAIKYSKERKAFGKSISEFQAIQFMISEMATQIEAARLLTYRAAYLKDQGKQYTKEASMAKLYASEIANRVVYNALQIHGAYGYSKEYLIEKLFRDARVTTIYEGTSEIQRIVIARRLLQ
- a CDS encoding ATP-binding protein, translating into MKKKLFLTLKFKISIIVLLTLIISIGILNYYDLKYRSILEDSVSKENISILSSSIENVLTAPMVEGKIELVQKIITNISIKNEIVNFKIVSDVGKIVSSSVKEEIGKKVEMEIKEAIGEILKSNKKEPYFKKEKTSFFYVKSITNNHRCYSCHNPEKKINGFLYIKFNFNRIKKITEEDTERMVLISLVILILTFLFLRIAFKKYINNPIVSILKYMREIEKGNFKVRANFRGNDEISQLGEKFNHMAERVEEIYAEKERIHSEEMRYAEHLASLGELGAGLAHEIKNPLTGIKGALETIIEENPKKENLRDILNAVLSQIDRINEVIKEFLIYAKPKQPQLVMSNMCRIVKNAIKIVEFYYFNKKIEFNSLCPVNLPNQYLDEDQVQQVLVNLLMNSIESIENEGKISLILNVLNKKGIEIKIIDNGRGIPKENMPLVFKPFFTTKPRGTGLGLSVCKRIIENHKGRISIESEEGQGTIVSIFFPFIKNLEI
- a CDS encoding sigma-54 dependent transcriptional regulator, yielding MKKARILIVDDEYLIRWNLKKKLEKWGYIPFEASTGKSAIEETQRINPNLVILDLILPDLKGTDVLKEIKKINPNISVIVITAYGTIEDAVFSIKEGAFDFITKPINYEVLENLVKNSLEAHFLKEEIIFYKEKEKEEALTDKIVGDSFRIKEALDLALKVARSEASTVLLLGESGTGKELFAKFIHYNSKRSYGPFIPINCSTLPENLLESELFGYEKGAFTDAKAQKKGLFEVADGGTIFLDEIGDMKPALQVKLLRVLEDNYFRRIGGIHEIYVDVRVIAASNHELEKDVEKGDFRKDLFYRLNLFPIKLPPLRERKEDILPLANHFINILNQKLKKNIKSIETNAKKILLEYDWPGNVRELKNAVERAMILEDDSILHSENLPIKIKEKNELNPDILFEIPECGASLENIEKSLIIKALQKSKGNQKKAAELLSIGRDAIRYKIKKYKINVKDFKSSHITH
- a CDS encoding cytochrome c family protein; translated protein: MKTSIIFLFIIFIFVFLGYSFPNSETEATYLGIAKCKPCHIQIYNSWVKTPHAKAYKSLKDKAKVNNFLKSHNVSSLIPEEAPKSPDCVRCHTTGFELNGGFNLSKSNDNLINITCESCHGPGSSHYSAKRDEKAKFIVGKPDEKVCLTCHTKEMSPGFIYDEYVKKGVHEIVKR
- the ispG gene encoding flavodoxin-dependent (E)-4-hydroxy-3-methylbut-2-enyl-diphosphate synthase, which gives rise to MITRRKTRKIYVGSVPIGGDAPISVQSMTKTDTRNVKETLSQIFRLKEAGCEIVRVSVPDKESVRALKEIKKESPLPVIADIHFNHRLALESIENGADCLRINPGNIGDKEKLKTIIKSAKNKEISIRIGINSGSLEKHILKKYGATTAEAMVESALNNIKFFEDMDFRDIKISIKASDVERTVKAYRLLGEKVDYPFHVGITEAGTYFSGTIKSSIGIGILLYEGIGDTIRVSLTSNPEEEVKVAWEILKSLGLRKRGVEIVSCPTCSRLEVNLIPIVSEIERRLANLDYPLHLAIMGCVVNGPGEASEAEIGLACGKGVGLIYRKGEIQKKVKEDEMIDELIKTINIYLKEKTIDFKIL
- the rseP gene encoding RIP metalloprotease RseP, producing MIESILGRILSFIVVLGIMVFFHEFGHFITARLIGVRIETFSFGFGKRLFGIRRKNTDYRVSLIPLGGYVKMAGEEPNEERQGLPDEFLSRKRWERFLILIMGAVMNIILAVFFITLVNLIGVSIPAYLEKQARIGWIEEGSPAEKANLHVGDIILSIDGKEINNWKDVEIIISTNPKKSLQVKIKRNYEVMNLILNTESQTPFEMGYAGFYWELPPKIGFIVSGFPASKAGLKEGDLITKINRKPIENYYGLRKIVRANPNTELTFTVKRNMELKEIKIIPYKQDDFGMIGINPEIETSIKRYSFFSAIGNSIHENWKMAFLVFDVLRKLFSGKISIKTLSGPLEIADFSYHAVRSGFISFISFMALISLQLGIFNLIPIPGLDGGHIFILTLESIIRKDFSLKLKEIVIQIGFGFLILLMVFIIINDIVKKFPKGWETIFPW
- a CDS encoding 1-deoxy-D-xylulose-5-phosphate reductoisomerase; amino-acid sequence: MKKICILGSTGSIGRSVLEVVEKYHKNFKVIGLSAGENFELLIEQIKKFSPEIVSIRKKEHANEIKKYIKNNSVKVCWGEDSAKEVASYPDCDIVVSSIVGISGLLPTYEAIKSGKTVALANKESLVTAGPILMEEAKRKNAKIIPIDSEHNAIFQLLKNTERKEIKKTIITASGGPFLHHSLDEMSNVTVEEALTHPKWKMGKKISIDSASMMNKGLEIIEARWLFDLHPDQIEVYIHPQSIIHSLVEFIDGSIIAYLSQNDMKIPIQYALFYPKRPTSMIKRVNLEDLAPFEFYKVDPKKFPCLSLSIQALKEGESMPIVLNAANEIAVNLFLQRKIKFTYIPELIEKIMNNHKKEKIENIETVLKLDRWARAKSFEIAKKSGGIN
- a CDS encoding phosphatidate cytidylyltransferase — its product is MNGTNLFNNLKKRVPIAIILLTIAYLAIMYLPDLFFFLLLQIVIILCLREFYSLSKIKKFNPSFLLGALVSILLAFEIYTKFFSWDFLLFILILIISFYFLISTNSKEKLPDFFPNISITLFGIFYISFTLNFLFYLKIISPLLILFLLLVIYLGDTGAYFIGYLFGNRKIFPIASPNKTLEGFFGGIVFSLLGGIIGYYAIIPGFPYEKILLTSILLSLVAQLSDPFESLFKRASEVKNSSSLLGEHGGILDRLDSLIFSSPFFYFIIKFYLEK